A region of Myxococcaceae bacterium DNA encodes the following proteins:
- a CDS encoding phosphoglycerate kinase, which produces MLTYLDDPKIDWLGKRVFCRLDLNVPFEQPGVIADDTRIRACLPTIHYLRECGAKVIVASHLGRPKGKSRPECSLEPVAVRLHELLGQDIVFAHDCIGDGVKKLVAEMKPGEILMLENLRFHPSEEKNDEAFARLLSQNMDAYVNDAFGTVHRAHASVDAITRFIPIKCAGFLIRQEIENLNQITVAPKKPFVAILGGAKVSDKLGVIAQLLPRVDTLIIGGAMAYTFLKAKGLPIGRSLFEENKLNMAHLILQKASSLGVSVILPTDHVVVSELKREALAEVVTHMREQDIGIDIGPQTRTQCERAIHFAKTIFWNGPVGLFEWESGFAGTESIAKAVAESEAFSVVGGGDSVAALSKVGLSDKISYLSTGGGASLEYIQGVDLPGILGLKNKF; this is translated from the coding sequence GTGCTGACCTACCTAGACGACCCCAAAATCGATTGGCTTGGAAAGCGCGTATTTTGCCGCTTAGACCTTAACGTTCCCTTTGAGCAACCGGGCGTCATTGCCGATGATACACGGATCCGTGCTTGTCTTCCTACCATTCACTACCTTCGCGAATGCGGAGCGAAAGTCATCGTAGCAAGCCATTTGGGCAGGCCTAAAGGTAAGTCAAGGCCTGAGTGCTCGCTGGAGCCTGTAGCGGTGCGACTTCATGAATTGCTTGGACAGGACATTGTTTTTGCCCACGACTGCATTGGCGATGGAGTTAAAAAGCTTGTTGCAGAAATGAAGCCCGGTGAAATCTTGATGTTGGAAAACCTCAGATTTCACCCAAGCGAAGAGAAAAATGACGAGGCTTTCGCTCGGCTTTTGTCGCAAAATATGGATGCCTACGTCAACGATGCCTTTGGAACGGTGCATCGTGCTCACGCGTCTGTGGATGCCATAACGCGATTTATCCCGATCAAGTGCGCTGGCTTCTTGATTCGGCAAGAAATTGAAAACCTCAACCAAATCACGGTTGCTCCGAAAAAGCCTTTTGTGGCTATTTTGGGGGGAGCTAAGGTCAGCGATAAGTTGGGTGTGATTGCCCAGCTCCTTCCCAGAGTGGATACGTTGATCATTGGTGGAGCGATGGCATACACGTTCTTGAAGGCTAAAGGACTTCCTATCGGCCGAAGCCTCTTCGAAGAAAATAAGCTTAATATGGCTCATTTAATTCTTCAAAAAGCTTCCAGCCTGGGCGTATCGGTTATTCTTCCCACCGATCATGTGGTGGTTTCCGAATTGAAACGCGAAGCCTTGGCTGAGGTTGTGACTCACATGCGCGAGCAAGATATTGGAATCGATATAGGTCCTCAAACGCGCACCCAATGCGAGCGAGCCATTCATTTTGCCAAAACTATTTTTTGGAATGGCCCGGTAGGCTTGTTTGAGTGGGAATCTGGCTTTGCTGGAACCGAGTCGATTGCGAAAGCGGTTGCAGAAAGCGAGGCATTCAGTGTGGTGGGCGGTGGAGATTCGGTAGCCGCTCTGAGCAAAGTTGGGTTGTC